One window of the Amycolatopsis mediterranei genome contains the following:
- the ribA gene encoding GTP cyclohydrolase II → MTASDVSDLAGGLPRRAVVERVVETRLPTRHGTFRAFGYLDRTGTEQVALVYGDVAPLGALVRVHSECLTGDVFGSTHCECGDQLAVALDRIVEEGSGVLVYVQGHEGRGIGLLAKLEAMRLQQDEGLDTVDANVAQGLPVDARDYHAAAGILTDLGVRSVRLLSNNPAKVEQLTRYGIRISEQVPLLVPPNPENLRYLRTKAERMAHLLPHLGQAFSGA, encoded by the coding sequence ATGACCGCAAGTGACGTCAGTGATCTTGCCGGGGGTCTGCCGCGCCGGGCCGTGGTCGAGCGGGTCGTCGAAACCCGGCTGCCGACCCGGCACGGGACCTTCCGCGCGTTCGGGTACCTCGACCGCACCGGCACCGAGCAGGTCGCGCTGGTCTACGGCGACGTCGCCCCGCTCGGTGCGCTGGTCCGGGTGCACAGCGAATGCCTGACCGGCGACGTCTTCGGCTCGACGCACTGCGAGTGCGGCGACCAGCTGGCGGTGGCGCTGGACCGGATCGTCGAGGAGGGCTCGGGCGTGCTCGTCTACGTCCAGGGCCACGAGGGCCGCGGGATCGGCCTGCTCGCGAAGCTCGAGGCGATGCGCCTGCAGCAGGACGAGGGCCTCGACACGGTCGACGCGAACGTGGCGCAGGGCCTGCCGGTCGACGCCCGCGACTACCACGCGGCGGCGGGCATCCTGACCGACCTCGGCGTCCGCTCGGTGCGCCTGCTGTCGAACAACCCGGCGAAGGTCGAACAGCTCACGCGCTACGGAATCCGGATCAGCGAGCAGGTGCCGCTGCTGGTTCCGCCGAATCCGGAGAACCTGCGGTACCTGCGGACGAAGGCC